In Spinacia oleracea cultivar Varoflay chromosome 5, BTI_SOV_V1, whole genome shotgun sequence, a single window of DNA contains:
- the LOC110789473 gene encoding oleosin G, whose product MASPAARPHRTTQLTTTTPPPHTTFLHRFQETSPSTQLIGFLTLAITSGILLLLAGFTVTAFILGFIVFAPIIVLSSPFWLPVFVLVVVPLLGFFCFCGFGIATVAALSWVYRYSRGLHPPGSDRFDYARNRIASTAREVKDYAREYGGYLHSKVKDVAPGA is encoded by the coding sequence ATGGCTTCCCCCGCCGCCCGCCCCCACCGCACAACCCAACTCACAACCACAACTCCACCACCACACACCACCTTCCTCCACCGCTTCCAAGAAACCTCCCCATCCACCCAACTAATCGGATTCCTCACCCTAGCTATCACTAGTGGCATCCTCCTCCTCCTAGCTGGTTTCACTGTCACCGCCTTCATCCTCGGTTTCATCGTCTTTGCACCCATCATTGTTCTCTCCAGCCCCTTTTGGCTCCCTGTTTTCGTCCTCGTCGTCGTCCCCCTCCTAGGATTCTTTTGCTTTTGCGGCTTCGGTATCGCCACCGTAGCCGCTTTGTCGTGGGTGTATCGATACTCCCGAGGTCTCCACCCGCCCGGATCAGACCGGTTTGATTATGCAAGGAACCGGATTGCTTCTACCGCTCGAGAGGTAAAAGATTATGCAAGGGAGTATGGTGGGTATCTTCATAGTAAGGTTAAAGATGTTGCTCCTGGGGCTTGA